In the Corynebacterium kroppenstedtii genome, one interval contains:
- a CDS encoding sucrase ferredoxin, producing MTTKEGYMEEKATQERAVERTRSAHQGDEAHQGDEAHQGDEAWKSMRCSDFGHEALPGTAKPMTLFLAVEYLKGWGRDIMDDDVLGDLTAPLKKVLKDNGASMQFIRKPGKAGQFRDERKLYIARTDQGTCFTTRISGVEDLLHLDIQALADGTWGTSELPARPVDRVNHPIMLVCTHGKRDRCCAIKGRPLAAGMQTCFSGDEVWETSHSKGHRFAATMILLPWGYSYGRIPTSQAIDAVKTSAQGHMYLTGLRGRGCWDVPGQTAEIAVAQQLGAHTVPVGSLVVRTTTDQEHQRAEEKIAADTHDRLAGAAQRNATPNDWRSQTAWRTVETSRGDTWVVQLEQVSAGKVMASCGKPPKDGKPGWHNMSPRSRSSR from the coding sequence ATGACCACCAAGGAAGGGTACATGGAGGAAAAAGCCACGCAAGAAAGAGCAGTAGAACGCACACGTTCAGCCCATCAGGGTGATGAGGCCCATCAGGGTGACGAGGCCCATCAGGGTGACGAGGCCTGGAAATCTATGCGATGCTCAGATTTTGGCCACGAAGCCCTCCCCGGCACAGCCAAACCCATGACACTTTTCTTGGCGGTCGAATATCTCAAAGGGTGGGGCCGAGACATTATGGATGACGATGTCTTGGGAGATCTCACCGCGCCTCTCAAAAAAGTCCTTAAAGACAATGGCGCATCAATGCAGTTCATCCGAAAACCCGGTAAAGCTGGGCAATTCCGCGACGAAAGAAAACTCTACATAGCCAGAACAGACCAAGGAACCTGCTTTACTACACGCATTTCCGGCGTCGAAGACCTCCTCCACCTTGACATCCAAGCGCTCGCCGACGGCACATGGGGAACAAGCGAACTGCCCGCCCGTCCCGTTGACCGCGTCAACCATCCGATCATGCTTGTCTGCACACATGGGAAAAGAGACCGCTGCTGCGCAATTAAAGGACGGCCCCTCGCAGCGGGGATGCAAACGTGCTTCTCCGGGGATGAAGTGTGGGAGACATCGCACTCCAAAGGACATCGCTTTGCGGCCACCATGATCTTGCTTCCTTGGGGATACTCGTACGGGCGAATCCCCACAAGTCAGGCCATCGACGCTGTGAAAACCAGTGCACAAGGACACATGTACCTCACAGGTTTGCGTGGTCGTGGCTGCTGGGATGTGCCAGGACAGACTGCCGAAATCGCCGTCGCGCAACAACTCGGAGCGCACACAGTTCCCGTCGGCAGCCTCGTCGTCAGAACAACGACAGATCAAGAACACCAAAGAGCAGAAGAAAAAATAGCGGCCGACACTCATGATCGCCTGGCCGGAGCAGCACAGAGAAACGCCACCCCGAACGACTGGCGTTCACAAACAGCGTGGCGAACCGTCGAAACATCCCGCGGAGACACGTGGGTTGTTCAACTGGAACAAGTGTCCGCTGGGAAGGTCATGGCCTCGTGCGGCAAACCCCCGAAAGACGGAAAACCTGGGTGGCACAACATGTCACCCAGGTCTAGATCCTCTCGCTAA
- a CDS encoding GuaB3 family IMP dehydrogenase-related protein: protein MREVVEIGLGREARRTYGLDDITIVPNRRTRSSKDVDTSWTIDAYHFGIPVLAQPSDALTSVDFISEMGRLGGAAVINAEGLWGRVADMDAAVEQIVSTAFDEEGYDDGQMTNRAIPLLQKLHGLPLDKDLLSDRIRDVRASGVTTVVRVSPQNARELAPVVVAAGAEIVVIQGTLISAEHVSADGTPLNLKEFIGSLDVPVIAGSVLDYTTAMHLMRTGAAGIIVGGGSTTNADTLGIDAPKATAIADAAAARRDYLDETGGRYVHVIADSELETSGEMAKAIACGADAVMLGSPLSQAKEAAATGYYWPSVAAHPRFPRGVIENLVIERDEAPSLEKVLMGPATEPFGSLNLIGGIRRSMAKAGYTNLKDFQKVQLSVRSWL, encoded by the coding sequence ATGCGTGAAGTTGTGGAAATTGGTTTGGGGCGGGAAGCTCGCCGGACATATGGGCTCGATGACATCACGATCGTGCCCAACAGGCGCACGCGGTCGTCAAAAGATGTGGATACTTCGTGGACGATCGACGCGTACCACTTCGGTATTCCCGTTCTGGCACAACCGAGCGACGCATTAACCAGCGTGGATTTCATTAGTGAAATGGGCCGTCTGGGGGGCGCTGCGGTTATTAACGCTGAAGGCCTGTGGGGGCGCGTGGCGGACATGGACGCCGCCGTGGAACAGATCGTGTCGACGGCCTTCGATGAAGAGGGCTACGACGATGGCCAGATGACCAATCGGGCTATCCCGCTGTTGCAAAAGCTGCATGGTCTGCCGCTGGACAAGGATTTATTGTCGGACCGTATTCGCGATGTTCGCGCTTCGGGCGTGACGACGGTGGTTCGCGTGTCGCCGCAAAATGCTCGGGAATTGGCTCCGGTGGTGGTTGCGGCCGGGGCAGAGATCGTCGTCATTCAAGGAACGTTGATCTCCGCCGAGCATGTGTCGGCCGATGGCACGCCCCTGAACTTGAAGGAGTTCATCGGCTCGCTGGATGTTCCTGTCATTGCGGGGTCGGTGTTGGATTACACGACGGCTATGCATCTGATGAGGACGGGCGCAGCCGGCATTATCGTCGGTGGTGGATCGACGACGAATGCGGACACGCTGGGTATTGATGCTCCGAAGGCGACGGCCATTGCCGACGCGGCGGCTGCCCGCCGTGATTATTTGGATGAGACCGGCGGCCGGTATGTCCACGTGATCGCGGATAGCGAGCTGGAAACCTCCGGCGAGATGGCGAAAGCTATCGCATGTGGTGCCGATGCTGTGATGTTGGGTAGCCCCTTGTCGCAGGCCAAGGAGGCTGCAGCGACCGGATACTACTGGCCTTCGGTGGCTGCGCACCCGCGGTTCCCGCGTGGGGTGATCGAGAACCTTGTCATTGAGCGTGATGAGGCTCCGTCATTGGAGAAAGTTCTCATGGGGCCGGCGACGGAACCATTCGGCAGCTTGAACCTGATCGGTGGTATTCGACGTTCGATGGCGAAGGCTGGTTACACGAATTTGAAGGACTTCCAGAAGGTTCAGTTGAGCGTTCGGTCCTGGCTGTAG
- a CDS encoding Y-family DNA polymerase, with the protein MNERTIVLWVPDFPLYAARSDNDIPDGPLALVDQHGVYVCDRQARHVGVRRGMKRRQAQSLCPAMHIMPADEDRDARYFEDFVADVDSVSAGIELLRPGLIAVKSAPLVKYYGSEERAITMVLDAVARPGVDVIAGAAGTLPTAVFAARRGMTIPEGHDADFLARLPVRTLCEDRALGQPQELVDTVEKMGITRMGDWAALSRRDVSSRFGTEGLWWWSIARGAPSRRLAPQENNGDLAVTHHCDSPEFRSDTVAFIGRRLAADLHDQLSDRGQICLRVAIRALIRTPEGDHELERVWRCTDQLTEHAIAQRVRWQLEGWLHRFVSHAAATAGESEDGSAGAPHSSGAPNNIEVDTTPVGVGVCELTLDPIETTSSSMRGLWGAKEDHAAHAALARVQTMLGPDRVCTPVLKGGRGPEDRIALIPVGESAPDLPSSTYSWPGQFPAPIPVTKRVERGPSAAHPASGVSLLDEDGHDIIVTGRSLLSAQPACVAWGTQRYDITGWSGPWPVDEQWWAQGRRFARLQVTTNQPSGLLLICRGKKWRIEGVYR; encoded by the coding sequence GTGAATGAACGAACAATAGTCCTCTGGGTTCCAGATTTTCCTCTATATGCTGCGCGCAGTGACAACGACATTCCAGATGGGCCGCTGGCCTTGGTGGACCAGCATGGTGTGTATGTGTGTGATCGCCAGGCGCGGCATGTAGGAGTCCGACGTGGCATGAAGCGTAGGCAGGCTCAGTCGTTATGCCCGGCGATGCACATCATGCCCGCCGATGAAGACCGTGATGCCAGATATTTTGAAGACTTTGTTGCAGACGTAGATTCCGTTTCTGCTGGTATCGAGCTTTTGCGTCCCGGGCTCATTGCTGTGAAGTCTGCACCGCTGGTGAAATATTATGGCTCAGAAGAACGTGCGATCACCATGGTTCTTGATGCAGTCGCTCGACCGGGAGTGGACGTTATTGCAGGAGCTGCAGGAACATTACCTACTGCTGTGTTTGCTGCTCGTCGGGGAATGACTATTCCGGAGGGACACGATGCAGATTTCTTGGCCAGGTTACCTGTACGGACACTGTGTGAGGACAGAGCATTAGGTCAGCCACAAGAACTGGTGGACACTGTAGAGAAAATGGGTATAACGCGCATGGGGGACTGGGCTGCCTTATCGCGACGAGATGTCTCCTCTCGTTTTGGCACCGAGGGCTTGTGGTGGTGGTCTATTGCCCGTGGCGCTCCATCACGGCGGCTAGCTCCCCAAGAAAACAACGGTGATCTTGCTGTTACGCATCATTGTGATTCACCTGAGTTCCGCTCCGATACGGTGGCGTTTATTGGTCGTCGTTTAGCGGCAGATCTTCATGATCAACTGTCAGATAGAGGGCAAATATGTTTGCGTGTTGCTATACGGGCACTTATCCGCACCCCTGAGGGGGATCATGAATTGGAACGAGTGTGGCGGTGCACTGACCAGCTCACAGAACATGCGATTGCTCAGCGAGTGCGGTGGCAACTGGAAGGGTGGCTTCACCGCTTTGTATCACATGCTGCTGCCACAGCCGGGGAATCTGAAGATGGATCGGCGGGTGCGCCCCATAGCTCCGGGGCGCCCAATAACATCGAGGTCGACACAACCCCAGTTGGCGTGGGAGTATGCGAACTCACCCTTGACCCCATCGAAACGACAAGCAGTTCCATGCGTGGTTTATGGGGTGCCAAGGAAGACCATGCTGCTCATGCCGCATTGGCTCGGGTGCAGACAATGCTGGGACCAGACAGAGTATGCACTCCCGTGCTAAAAGGCGGGCGTGGCCCTGAGGACCGCATTGCTCTTATTCCCGTAGGGGAATCAGCCCCTGATCTCCCGAGCAGTACGTATTCGTGGCCAGGCCAATTTCCAGCTCCTATCCCAGTCACCAAACGCGTTGAACGTGGGCCTAGTGCTGCACATCCTGCGAGTGGAGTCTCTCTTCTCGACGAAGACGGCCATGACATTATCGTGACAGGACGCTCACTGCTCAGTGCTCAGCCAGCTTGTGTGGCATGGGGAACTCAGCGCTATGACATCACAGGATGGTCCGGACCGTGGCCCGTTGACGAGCAATGGTGGGCACAAGGACGTCGCTTCGCACGACTACAAGTGACAACAAACCAACCCAGCGGGTTGCTACTCATCTGCCGGGGAAAGAAATGGCGAATTGAAGGCGTATATCGGTGA
- the guaA gene encoding glutamine-hydrolyzing GMP synthase has product MSEQQQTPSPVLVVDFGAQYAQLIARRVREARIYSEVIPHTASVEEIKAKHPAALILSGGPSSVYADDAPVFDPSVLDLGVPVFGICYGFQAMTHALGGVVARTGDREYGRTTMSIVGDGGLLHDGAVNDVWMSHGDAVSEAPEGFVVTGRSSGAPVAAFEDADRHMAGVQYHPEVMHSPEGQKVLERFLTQIAGLKQTWTPGNIADQLVEQVRQQVGPDGRAICGLSGGVDSAVAAALVQRAIGDRLTCVFVDHGLLRKGEREQVENDFVASTGANLVTVDETDAFLSALKGVTDPEKKRKAIGNEFIRSFERAVAGVLADAPEGARVDFLVQGTLYPDVVESGGGSGTANIKSHHNVGGLPDDVEFTLVEPLRLLFKDEVRAVGRELGLPSAIVSRQPFPGPGLGIRIIGEVTSDRLATLREADAIVRQELSAAGLDDSIWQCPVVLLADVRSVGVQGDGRTYGHPIVLRPVSSEDAMTADWTRIPYDVMEKISTRITNEVAEVNRVVLDCTSKPPGTIEWE; this is encoded by the coding sequence GTGAGTGAACAGCAACAAACCCCGTCTCCTGTTCTTGTCGTTGACTTTGGTGCCCAGTATGCCCAGCTCATTGCTCGGCGCGTGCGCGAGGCCCGCATCTATTCCGAGGTCATTCCGCACACCGCGTCGGTGGAGGAAATTAAGGCGAAGCATCCGGCTGCCTTGATTCTCTCAGGCGGGCCCTCCAGTGTTTACGCCGATGACGCACCTGTTTTTGATCCGTCGGTGTTGGACTTGGGTGTCCCGGTGTTCGGTATTTGCTACGGTTTTCAGGCAATGACGCACGCGTTAGGCGGAGTTGTCGCGCGCACGGGGGACCGCGAATATGGCCGGACGACGATGTCCATCGTCGGCGATGGTGGCCTCTTGCATGACGGCGCGGTGAACGACGTGTGGATGAGTCACGGGGATGCTGTGTCCGAGGCCCCTGAAGGCTTCGTGGTGACGGGCCGTTCCTCCGGAGCCCCGGTGGCTGCCTTCGAGGATGCGGACCGACACATGGCCGGTGTGCAGTACCACCCGGAGGTCATGCATTCGCCCGAAGGACAGAAGGTTCTGGAGCGTTTCTTGACGCAGATAGCCGGACTGAAGCAGACGTGGACGCCGGGCAATATTGCTGATCAGTTGGTGGAACAGGTTCGACAGCAGGTAGGCCCGGACGGCCGGGCGATTTGTGGTCTGTCGGGTGGCGTGGATTCGGCCGTTGCTGCTGCCTTAGTGCAGCGGGCGATCGGTGACCGCTTGACCTGTGTTTTCGTGGACCATGGTTTGCTGCGCAAGGGGGAGCGCGAGCAAGTGGAGAATGATTTTGTTGCGTCGACGGGCGCGAACCTGGTCACGGTCGACGAAACCGACGCGTTCCTGTCGGCGTTGAAGGGTGTGACGGACCCGGAGAAGAAGCGTAAGGCGATCGGTAACGAGTTTATTCGCTCATTTGAGCGCGCTGTTGCCGGAGTGCTGGCCGATGCGCCGGAGGGTGCACGTGTTGATTTCCTCGTTCAGGGTACGTTGTACCCGGACGTGGTGGAATCCGGCGGAGGCAGTGGAACCGCGAATATCAAGAGCCACCACAATGTGGGAGGCTTGCCTGACGACGTTGAATTTACCCTGGTAGAGCCGCTGCGTTTGTTGTTCAAGGACGAGGTCCGTGCGGTGGGGCGCGAGCTCGGTTTGCCCAGCGCTATTGTGTCGCGCCAACCGTTCCCCGGCCCAGGCCTAGGCATCCGCATTATCGGGGAGGTCACTTCTGATCGTTTGGCGACGCTCCGTGAGGCGGATGCGATTGTTCGTCAGGAGTTGTCCGCTGCGGGGCTGGACGATTCGATTTGGCAGTGCCCTGTGGTTTTGCTGGCGGATGTGAGGTCTGTCGGAGTGCAAGGCGACGGCCGGACCTACGGCCATCCGATCGTCTTGAGGCCGGTGTCATCGGAAGATGCGATGACAGCGGACTGGACGCGTATTCCCTATGACGTGATGGAGAAGATTTCGACCCGCATTACCAATGAGGTCGCTGAAGTGAATCGCGTGGTGTTGGATTGCACCTCGAAGCCTCCGGGAACGATTGAGTGGGAGTAA